Proteins encoded within one genomic window of Micrococcales bacterium:
- a CDS encoding DUF6167 family protein, with the protein MRRGLWIALGLGLGAGLAVLIASQVRRATQALSPEGLGQSLGQATQAATGLVGEVRQAAKRREAELRAALLTGQTEE; encoded by the coding sequence ATGCGCCGCGGCCTTTGGATTGCTCTAGGTCTGGGTCTTGGCGCCGGTCTGGCTGTGCTGATAGCCAGTCAAGTCCGCCGCGCCACCCAGGCGCTGAGCCCTGAGGGTTTGGGCCAAAGCCTGGGCCAGGCGACCCAAGCCGCCACCGGTTTGGTTGGCGAAGTTCGCCAGGCGGCCAAGCGGCGGGAGGCTGAGCTGCGGGCCGCTCTGCTAACCGGCCAAACGGAGGAATAA
- a CDS encoding alanine--tRNA ligase-related protein has product MQTSQIRSRFLDYFAAHDHALVPSASLISEDKSLLFTVAGMVPFIPYMLGQVPAPWPRATSVQKCVRTGDIEEVGKTTRHVTFFQMNGNFSFGDYFKAGAIEYAWELVTGSQSDGFLGFDPDKIWVTVFQDDDEAARLWREIAGLAPERIQRRGIKDNYWSTGQAGPAGPCSEVYIDRGAKYGPDGG; this is encoded by the coding sequence GTGCAGACCAGCCAGATCCGTTCGCGCTTCTTGGACTATTTTGCCGCCCACGACCACGCCCTAGTACCTTCCGCCTCACTTATCAGCGAAGACAAGTCCCTGCTGTTTACCGTGGCGGGCATGGTGCCGTTCATCCCGTATATGTTGGGCCAGGTGCCAGCGCCGTGGCCCAGGGCCACCTCGGTGCAAAAGTGTGTCCGCACAGGGGATATTGAAGAGGTTGGCAAAACCACCCGCCACGTCACCTTCTTCCAGATGAACGGCAACTTCTCTTTTGGCGACTACTTCAAAGCCGGCGCCATCGAGTACGCCTGGGAGTTGGTTACAGGCAGCCAGAGCGACGGCTTTTTGGGCTTCGACCCAGACAAGATCTGGGTGACGGTATTTCAGGACGACGACGAAGCCGCCCGGCTTTGGCGCGAAATTGCCGGCCTGGCCCCGGAACGGATTCAGCGGCGCGGCATCAAGGACAACTACTGGTCAACCGGACAAGCCGGGCCGGCCGGGCCTTGTTCAGAGGTCTACATTGACCGGGGAGCGAAGTATGGGCCCGATGGCGG
- a CDS encoding DUF948 domain-containing protein gives MSVGDVAGLIAAIAFVALVGFLAVPVMRLGGVFKQATKSVKELTEHTVPILDEAATTVEATNSQLEKVDTITTATAEVTQNVSAMMALFSATVGGPLIRLAAFTYAVRSTFTKRGKKDS, from the coding sequence ATGAGCGTTGGCGACGTGGCCGGTTTGATCGCGGCGATTGCTTTTGTGGCCCTAGTTGGCTTCCTGGCGGTGCCAGTAATGCGGTTAGGGGGCGTCTTCAAACAGGCCACCAAATCGGTCAAAGAGCTAACCGAACACACTGTGCCAATCTTGGATGAAGCCGCCACCACAGTTGAGGCGACCAATTCACAACTCGAAAAGGTCGACACCATCACCACAGCCACAGCCGAAGTCACACAAAACGTCTCGGCCATGATGGCGCTGTTTAGCGCCACGGTTGGTGGCCCGCTGATCCGCCTGGCCGCCTTCACCTATGCGGTCCGGTCCACTTTCACCAAACGCGGGAAGAAGGACAGCTAA